From a region of the Arachis ipaensis cultivar K30076 chromosome B09, Araip1.1, whole genome shotgun sequence genome:
- the LOC110266891 gene encoding NADP-dependent malic enzyme-like: protein MAAVKQNYGEKVLVQFKDFANHNAFDLLAKYGTSHLVFNDDIQGTASVVLAGVVTALKLIGGTLADHTFLFLGAGEARTGIAELIALEMSKQII, encoded by the exons ATGGCTGCTGTAAAGCAAAACTATGGGGAAAAAGTTCTTGTGCAG TTTAAAGATTTTGCAAATCACAATGCTTTCGACTTGCTTGCGAAATACGGCACATCTCATCTAGTCTTCAATGATGATATTCAA GGGACTGCATCTGTTGTTCTTGCCGGGGTCGTGACAGCATTGAAGCTGATTGGTGGAACTTTGGCCGACCACACTTTCCTGTTCCTCGGTGCCGGCGAG GCAAGAACTGGAATAGCAGAACTTATAGCTCTTGAGATGTCAAagcagataata